One part of the Andrena cerasifolii isolate SP2316 chromosome 4, iyAndCera1_principal, whole genome shotgun sequence genome encodes these proteins:
- the LOC143368136 gene encoding LOW QUALITY PROTEIN: uncharacterized protein LOC143368136 (The sequence of the model RefSeq protein was modified relative to this genomic sequence to represent the inferred CDS: substituted 1 base at 1 genomic stop codon) — protein MAPVKKRPPARSHRKSKPRRRKPNIPELLYKFLSLGNREGRGSARHACDTKCSFCKRQKRRGEVLNSLDSRSTYGRSMVNTRKDSGRNSKIRRATRRQTFKNQAPSACVRKCSESEGLKKMKKYIQKALDFGVESGYLIPKDAAYKVLRVSSDLMSDDNYAGKARSPDRAVSPDRDRSPQRTPIRFEDYEVQDASRRRRRRSRRRRRTSRSGSGKRRTRSRRRSSKXCFPIYDCSSANADEIVENEIDYEFSEKQDDKGDNPETADGGEGNERLNESDGEKTTAKRGEDGSDVSVDEDESDEEEGKKRDETTKS, from the exons ATGGCCCCTGTAAAGAAACGTCCTCCCGCGCGAAGCCATCGCAAGTCGA AGCCCCGCCGTCGTAAGCCAAACATCCCCGAGCTGCTGTACAAGTTCCTCAGCCTGGGGAACAGAGAGGGTAGAGGGAGCGCGCGGCATGCCTGCGACACGAAGTGCTCCTTTTGCAAGCGACAGAAACGCCGCGGCGAAGTTTTGAATTCCCTGGATTCCCGGAGCACCTACGGCAGAAGCATGGTCAACACACGGAAGGACTCGGGCAGAAATTCCAAGATCCGCCGCGCCACGCGGCGACAGACATTTAAAAACCAGGCTCCGTCAGCCTGCGTGCGCAAGTGTAGCGAAAGTGAAG GGCTtaagaaaatgaagaaatacaTCCAGAAAGCCCTGGACTTTGGCGTGGAGTCCGGTTACCTGATCCCAAAGGACGCTGCGTACAAAGTTCTCCGCGTATCGTCGGATCTTATGAGCGACGACAATTATGCCGGCAAAGCACGAAGCCCGGATAGAGCGGTGTCCCCAGACCGGGACAGAAGTCCCCAGCGAACACCGATTAGATTCGAAGATTACGAAGTGCAGGATGCCAGCAGACGAAGACGGAGGCGGAGCCGCAGGAGGCGAAGGACATCGAGGAGTGGGTCAGGGAAGCGAAGAACGAGGTCTCGCAGGCGAAGCAG CAAGTAATGCTTTCCAATATACGATTGCAGCTCTGCAAATGCGGATGAGATAGTGGAGAACGAGATCGATTACGAGTTCAGCGAAAAGCAGGATGACAAGGGGGACAATCCCGAGACTGCAGACGGAGGCGAAGGTAATGAACGATTGAATGAATCGGACGGTGAGAAAACGACGGCGAAGAGGGGCGAAGACGGGTCGGATGTGTCCGTGGACGAGGACGAAAGCGATGAAGAGGAGGGGAAGAAGAGAGACGAGACAACCAAATCATAG